In one Mustela lutreola isolate mMusLut2 chromosome 8, mMusLut2.pri, whole genome shotgun sequence genomic region, the following are encoded:
- the CD63 gene encoding CD63 antigen produces the protein MAVEGGMKCVKFLLYVLLLAFCACAVGLIAVGVGAQLVLSQTIIQGATPGSLLPIVIIAVGAFLFLVAFVGCCGACKENYCLMITFAIFLSLIMLVEVAAAIAGYVFRDKVMLEFNKDFRQQMQNYRRDNRTTLALDKMQEDFKCCGAANYTDWESVPTVPKGQVPDSCCINVTKDCGASLQINNIYSEGCVEKIGGWLRSNVLVVAAAALGIAFVEVLGIVFACCLVKSIRSGYEVM, from the exons ATGGCGGTGGAAGGAGGAATGAAATGTGTTAAGTTCTTGCTCTACGTTCTTCTGCTGGCCTTCTGC GCCTGTGCAGTGGGACTGATTGCTGTGGGTGTAGGGGCCCAGCTGGTCCTGAGTCAGACCATTATCCAGGGGGCCACGCCTGGCTCCTTGTTGCCCATCGTCATCATCGCAGTGGGTGCCTTCCTCTTCCTGGTGGCCTTTGTGGGCTGCTGTGGGGCCTGCAAGGAGAACTACTGTCTTATGATCACG TTTGCCATCTTCCTGTCTCTTATCATGCTGGTGGAGGTGGCCGCAGCCATTGCTGGCTATGTGTTTAGAGACAAG GTGATGTTAGAATTTAATAAGGACTTCCGGCAGCAGATGCAGAATTACCGGAGAGACAATCGCACAACTTTGGCCCTGGACAAGATGCAGGAAGAT TTTAAATGCTGCGGGGCAGCTAACTACACAGACTGGGAGAGCGTCCCTACTGTGCCCAAGGGCCAAGTCCCTGACTCCTGCTGCATCAATGTCACAAAGGACTGTGGGGcttctttacaaataaataacatctactCTGAG GGCTGTGTGGAGAAGATCGGGGGCTGGCTACGGAGCAATGTGCTGGTGGTGGCTGCAGCAGCCCTGGGAATTGCCTTTGTGGAG GTACTGGGAATTGTTTTTGCCTGCTGCCTCGTGAAGAGTATCCGGAGTGGCTATGAAGTGATGTAG
- the RDH5 gene encoding retinol dehydrogenase 5, with translation MWLPLLLGVLLWAALWLLRDRQSLPASDAFVFITGCDSGFGRLLALRLDQRGFRVLASCLTPSGAEDLQRVASSRLHTTLLDVTDPQSVQRAAKWVETQVGETGLFGLVNNAGVAGIIGPTLWLTQNDFHRVLNVNTLGPIGVTLALLPLLQQARGRVVNITSVLGRLAANGGGYCVSKFGLEAFSDCLRRDVAHFGVRVSIVEPGFFRTPVTNLKSLEDTLQECWARLPSATQARYGEAFLTKYLEVQQRIMNLICDPDLTKVSRCLEHALTARYPRTRYSPGWDAKLLWLPASYLPASLVDAVLTWLLPKPAQAVC, from the exons ATGTGGCTGCCCCTGCTGCTGGGAGTCTTGCTCTGGGCAGCGCTGTGGTTGCTCAGGGACCGGCAGAGCCTGCCCGCCAGCGACGCCTTTGTCTTCATCACTGGCTGTGACTCAGGCTTCGGCCGGCTTCTGGCCCTGAGACTGGACCAGAGAGGCTTCCGAGTCCTGGCCAGCTGCCTGACCCCCTCAGGGGCAGAGGACCTACAGCGGGTGGCCTCCTCCCGCCTCCACACCACCCTGCTGGATGTCACGGATCCCCAGAGTGTCCAGCGAGCAGCCAAGTGGGTGGAAACACAGGTTGGAGAAACAG GGCTTTTTGGTCTAGTGAATAACGCTGGTGTGGCTGGGATCATTGGGCCCACCCTGTGGCTCACGCAAAACGATTTCCATCGGGTGCTCAACGTGAATACACTGGGTCCCATCGGTGTCACCCTTGCCCTACTGCCACTGCTGCAGCAGGCCCGGGGCCGGGTGGTCAACATCACCAGTGTTCTGGGTCGCCTGGCAGCCAATGGCGGGGGCTACTGTGTTTCCAAGTTTGGCCTGGAGGCCTTCTCTGACTGTCTGAG GCGGGATGTAGCTCATTTTGGGGTCCGAGTCTCCATCGTGGAGCCTGGCTTCTTCCGAACCCCTGTGACAAATCTCAAGAGTTTGGAGGATACGCTGCAGGAGTGCTGGGCACGGCTACCTTCTGCCACACAGGCCCGCTATGGGGAGGCCTTCCTCACCAAAT ACTTGGAAGTACAGCAGCGCATCATGAACCTGATCTGTGATCCAGACCTGACCAAGGTGAGCAGGTGCCTGGAGCATGCCCTCACTGCTCGTTACCCCAGAACCCGTTACAGCCCAGGCTGGGACGCCAAGCTGCTCTGGCTGCCAGCCTCCTACCTGCCAGCCAGCCTGGTGGATGCTGTGCTCACCTGGCTCCTTCCCAAGCCTGCCCAGGCAGTCTGCTGA